The following proteins are co-located in the Salvelinus sp. IW2-2015 linkage group LG36, ASM291031v2, whole genome shotgun sequence genome:
- the LOC111959465 gene encoding guanine nucleotide exchange factor DBS isoform X5, which translates to MALNQVSLLCHDVSNLWLKLQHRTDEIMQQESSPLCAIDITPDLRKQFAYLSGGRGQNSSPIIVFPEFPAFGEIQEREFHNVLTYLTSIPSLSAAGVGFILVIDRRQDRWAAVKGTLLRIAGSFPGNLQLVLVLRPTTLFQRTLSDILFKFNKDEFKMKVPMIMLSSVTELHSYIDRTQLTTELGGTQEYCHEKWISHRTAIEGFALMVKRTAQILQSFGTELAETELPNDIQATSNLLGTHINKKSKMKEDLLVALGQGSRLLESINEPVVRDPDHNMNQDELENLATVQRLLSQLNETERAFDEFWERHKTKLEQCLLLRHFEHNYREVRCLLDQVAERLTAFSEVGISPAHADHIFRELSSHEERVCEVLDRAQALAHEGDELIQNSHYAEDSIQPKCIELRAVNEEMSTYLRAKKDHLLRAIELHHSLERASKWCDDGIYLLASQPVDRCQSHDGAESALQEIERYLDTAGQNKLTDPSAICRDYETVLNQEFRDQVEKVFQKQVSMQEMFDKRRVSLKKLAAKHTRPVQPVAPRPEAIKSPLSSPAKRVLEKSCSEGDSVNRVSCRKVEGQLQSNRSASMSEEDENLAILRKHVMNELLETERAYVEELLCVLQGYASEMDNPAMASLMPIPLQNKKDVLFGNMPEIYHFHKRTFLRELEEYEDCPELVGRCFLERMTDLQIYEKYCQNKPRSESLWRQCSDCSFFQECQKKLEHKLGLDSYLLKPVQRITKYQLLLKELLKYSKGCEGSEDLQEALTSILGILKAVNDSMHLIAITGYDGNMGDLGRLLMQGSFSVWTEHKKGHAKVKDLARFKPMQRHLFLHEKALLFCKRREENGEGYEKAPSYSFKQSLNMSAVGITENAKGDNKKFEVWCNSREEVYIVQAPTSEVKTTWVKEIRKVLTTQLEAYREASQQRPSDGLFQFPPGAGAPVSLSPFRRGERSMKEKKGEPSSPDANSCSFPKTKVEAATSPTSERAAVAKKRFTLQGFSNFNKDLSPPDNKSLTLPRIPFSPSGSPTSPDHKTKRHEIKSDPTPFGFKDPGPHAHLHLGRVRWFSTSSLLQAKRRGWTKGSLSLDANEENDGYSSPEEPLNSDPEDEEGKKLCAGKYTVVSDYEKGEGQDLSVKSGETVQLIKEGDDGQWFVKNLKTKQEGWVAAANILTLIGESKSCQSLTSSEGSGSGNLSTSSSCCETYTSFSDIKP; encoded by the exons TCTGTCTGCGGCAGGAGTGGGTTTTATCCTGGTCATTGACCGGCGGCAGGACCGATGGGCTGCCGTCAAGGGGACCCTGCTCCGCATTGCA ggtTCGTTCCCAGGAAACCTGCAGTTAGTTCTGGTATTGAGGCCCACCACCTTATTCCAGAGGACTCTCTCAGATATCTTGTTCAAGTTCAACAAGGATGAGTTCAAGATGAAGGTGCCG ATGATTATGCTGAGTTCTGTGACTGAGCTCCACTCCTACATAGACCGGACACAACTGACTACTGAGCTGGGAGGAACCCAGGAGTACTGCCACGAGAAGTGGATCTCACACCGCACC GCCATTGAGGGCTTTGCTCTGATGGTAAAGAGAACAGCTCAGATCCTGCAGTCGTTTGGGACAGAGCTAGCAGAGACCGAACTACCCAATGACATCCAGGCTACCAGCAACCTACTGGGGACACACATCAACAAGAAGAGCAAGATGAAG GAGGATCTGCTGGTGGCTTTAGGACAGGGCAGCAGACTGTTGGAGAGTATTAATGAGCCAGTGGTCAGAGACCCAGACCACAACATGAACCAGGACGAACTGGAGAACCTGGCCACTGTACAGAG ACTGCTTTCCCAGTTGAATGAGACAGAACGGGCATTTGATGAGTTCTGGGAGAGACATAAGACCAAGCTGGAGCAATGTCTGCTACTCCGCCACTTTGAACACAACTACAGAGAG GTGAGGTGTCTGCTGGACCAGGTGGCAGAGAGATTGACAGCTTTCTCGGAGGTGGGAATAAGCCCCGCCCACGCTGATCACATCTTCCGCGAGCTGAGCAGCCACGAGGAGAGAGTCTGT GAGGTACTGGACCGAGCCCAGGCTCTGGCCCATGAGGGTGACGAGTTGATCCAGAACTCCCACTATGCTGAGGACTCCATCCAGCCCAAATGCATCGAGCTCCGAGCCGTGAACGAGGAAATGAGCACTTACCTGAGAGCAAAGAAAGACCACTTACTCAGAGCTATAGAGCTGCACCACAGcctggagagg GCTTCTAAGtggtgtgatgatggcatctacCTGCTGGCCTCTCAGCCCGTGGACAGGTGTCAGTCACATGACGGGGCGGAGTCAGCGCTGCAGGAGATTGAGCGTTACCTGGATACGGCGGGACAGAACAAACTGACTGATCCTAGTGCCATCTGCAGGGACTACGAGACAGTGCTCAACCAGGAGTTCAGG gaccAAGTGGAGAAGGTGTTCCAGAAGCAGGTTTCCATGCAGGAGATGTTTGACAAGAGGAGGGTCAGTCTGAAGAAGCTGGCAGCCAAACACACCAGGCCAGTCCAGCCTGTGGCCCCAAGGCCTGAAGCCATCAAGTCCCCACTGTCCTCGCCAG CAAAGAGAGTGCTGGAGAAGAGCTGCTCAGAGGGAGACTCTGTGAACAGGGTCAGCTGTAGAAAA GTGGAGGGCCAGCTACAGAGCAACAGAAGTGCCTCTATGTCAGAGGAGGACGAGAACCTGGCCATCCTCAGAAA ACATGTAATGAATGAGctgctggagacagagagggcatACGTGGAGGAACTGCTCTGTGTTCTACAG GGCTATGCCTCAGAGATGGACAACCCAGCCATGGCCAGTCTCATGCCCATTCCTCTGCAAAACAAGAAAGATGTGCTGTTTGGCAACATGCCAGAGATCTACCACTTCCACAAGAG GACCTTTCTGAGGGAGTTGGAAGAGTACGAAGACTGCCCGGAACTTGTGGGTCGGTGTTTTCTGGAGAGG ATGACAGACCTGCAGATCTATGAGAAGTATTGTCAGAATAAACCTCGCTCTGAGAGCTTGTGGAGACAGTGCTCCGACTGCTCCTTCTTCCag GAGTGTCAGAAGAAGCTGGAACATAAACTGGGCTTGGACTCCTATCTCCTGAAACCTGTCCAGAGGATCACCAAATACCAGCTCCTGTTGAAG gagCTGCTGAAGTACAGTAAGGGCTGTGAGGGGTCAGAAGACCTGCAGGAGGCGCTCACCTCCATCCTGGGCATCCTGAAGGCTGTCAACGACTCCATGCACCTCATCGCTATCACTGGATACGAT GGTAACATGGGCGACCTGGGACGGCTGCTGATGCAGGGGTCATTCAGTGTGTGGACAGAACACAAGAAAGGTCACGCCAAGGTCAAGGACCTGGCCCGCTTCAAGCCCATGCAGAGACACCTGTTCCTGCATGAGAAGGCCCTGCTCTTCTGTAAGAGACGGGAGGAGAACGGGGAGGGCTACGAGAAAGCCCCCTCCTACAGCTTCAAACAGTCCCTCAAC ATGAGTGCTGTGGGCATCACTGAGAACGCCAAAGGTGACAACAAGAAGTTTGAGGTCTGGTGCAACTCACGGGAGGAGGTGTACATCGTTCAG GCCCCAACGTCTGAGGTAAAAACAACGTGGGTGAAGGAGATCCGGAAGGTTCTGACAACGCAGCTGGAGGCCTACAGAG AAGCCAGTCAACAGAGGCCGTCAGACGGACTGTTCCAGTTCCCCCCTGGTGCTGGAGCACCTGTTAGCCTCAG tcCATttagaagaggggagaggagcatgaaggagaagaagggagaaccCAGCAGCCCTGACGCTAACTCCTGCTCCTTCCCAAAGACCAAAG TAGAAGCAGCGACCAGTCCTACCTCAGAAAGAGCAGCTGTGGCTAAAAAGCGTTTTACCTTGCAGGGCTTCAGCAACTTCAACAAAG ACCTCTCGCCTCCTGACAATAAAAGCTTAACTTTACCCAGGATTCCCTTCTCTCCATCAG GATCTCCCACAAGCCCTGACCATAAAACCAAACGTCATGAGATAAAGAGTGATCCTACTCCGTTCGGCTTTAAAG ACCCAGGCCCTCACGCTCACCTCCACCTGGGCAGAGTCAGGTGGTTCAGCACCTCGAGTCTCTTACAGGCCAAGAGGAGAG GATGGACCAAGGGCTCTCTCTCATTGGACGCCAATGAGGAGAATGATGGCTACTCTAGCCCTGAAGAGCCCCTGAACTCAGACCCCGAGGACGAGGAGGGAAAGAAACta TGTGCAGGGAAGTACACAGTGGTGTCTGACTATGAGAAGGGAGAAGGCCAGGACCTGTCAGTCAAGAGTGGTGAAACGGTMCAGCTGATCAAGGAGGGAGATGACGGACAGTG GTTTGTAAAGAACTTGAAGACCAAGCAGGAGGGCTGGGTGGCTGCAGCCAACATTCTCACCCTGATTGGAGAGTCCAAGTCCTGCCAGTCTCTCACCAGCTCAG AGGGCAGTGGCTCAGGGAACCTCAGCACTTCATCCAGCTGCTGTGAGACTTACACCAGCTTCTCTGACATCAAGCCCTGA
- the LOC111959465 gene encoding guanine nucleotide exchange factor DBS isoform X6, whose product MALNQVSLLCHDVSNLWLKLQHRTDEIMQQESSPLCAIDITPDLRKQFAYLSGGRGQNSSPIIVFPEFPAFGEIQEREFHNVLTYLTSIPSLSAAGVGFILVIDRRQDRWAAVKGTLLRIAGSFPGNLQLVLVLRPTTLFQRTLSDILFKFNKDEFKMKVPMIMLSSVTELHSYIDRTQLTTELGGTQEYCHEKWISHRTAIEGFALMVKRTAQILQSFGTELAETELPNDIQATSNLLGTHINKKSKMKEDLLVALGQGSRLLESINEPVVRDPDHNMNQDELENLATVQRLLSQLNETERAFDEFWERHKTKLEQCLLLRHFEHNYREVRCLLDQVAERLTAFSEVGISPAHADHIFRELSSHEERVCEVLDRAQALAHEGDELIQNSHYAEDSIQPKCIELRAVNEEMSTYLRAKKDHLLRAIELHHSLERASKWCDDGIYLLASQPVDRCQSHDGAESALQEIERYLDTAGQNKLTDPSAICRDYETVLNQEFRDQVEKVFQKQVSMQEMFDKRRVSLKKLAAKHTRPVQPVAPRPEAIKSPLSSPAKRVLEKSCSEGDSVNRVSCRKVEGQLQSNRSASMSEEDENLAILRKHVMNELLETERAYVEELLCVLQGYASEMDNPAMASLMPIPLQNKKDVLFGNMPEIYHFHKRTFLRELEEYEDCPELVGRCFLERMTDLQIYEKYCQNKPRSESLWRQCSDCSFFQECQKKLEHKLGLDSYLLKPVQRITKYQLLLKELLKYSKGCEGSEDLQEALTSILGILKAVNDSMHLIAITGYDGNMGDLGRLLMQGSFSVWTEHKKGHAKVKDLARFKPMQRHLFLHEKALLFCKRREENGEGYEKAPSYSFKQSLNMSAVGITENAKGDNKKFEVWCNSREEVYIVQAPTSEVKTTWVKEIRKVLTTQLEAYREASQQRPSDGLFQFPPGAGAPVSLSPFRRGERSMKEKKGEPSSPDANSCSFPKTKVEAATSPTSERAAVAKKRFTLQGFSNFNKDLSPPDNKSLTLPRIPFSPSGSPTSPDHKTKRHEIKSDPTPFGFKGWTKGSLSLDANEENDGYSSPEEPLNSDPEDEEGKKLCAGKYTVVSDYEKGEGQDLSVKSGETVQLIKEGDDGQWFVKNLKTKQEGWVAAANILTLIGESKSCQSLTSSEGSGSGNLSTSSSCCETYTSFSDIKP is encoded by the exons TCTGTCTGCGGCAGGAGTGGGTTTTATCCTGGTCATTGACCGGCGGCAGGACCGATGGGCTGCCGTCAAGGGGACCCTGCTCCGCATTGCA ggtTCGTTCCCAGGAAACCTGCAGTTAGTTCTGGTATTGAGGCCCACCACCTTATTCCAGAGGACTCTCTCAGATATCTTGTTCAAGTTCAACAAGGATGAGTTCAAGATGAAGGTGCCG ATGATTATGCTGAGTTCTGTGACTGAGCTCCACTCCTACATAGACCGGACACAACTGACTACTGAGCTGGGAGGAACCCAGGAGTACTGCCACGAGAAGTGGATCTCACACCGCACC GCCATTGAGGGCTTTGCTCTGATGGTAAAGAGAACAGCTCAGATCCTGCAGTCGTTTGGGACAGAGCTAGCAGAGACCGAACTACCCAATGACATCCAGGCTACCAGCAACCTACTGGGGACACACATCAACAAGAAGAGCAAGATGAAG GAGGATCTGCTGGTGGCTTTAGGACAGGGCAGCAGACTGTTGGAGAGTATTAATGAGCCAGTGGTCAGAGACCCAGACCACAACATGAACCAGGACGAACTGGAGAACCTGGCCACTGTACAGAG ACTGCTTTCCCAGTTGAATGAGACAGAACGGGCATTTGATGAGTTCTGGGAGAGACATAAGACCAAGCTGGAGCAATGTCTGCTACTCCGCCACTTTGAACACAACTACAGAGAG GTGAGGTGTCTGCTGGACCAGGTGGCAGAGAGATTGACAGCTTTCTCGGAGGTGGGAATAAGCCCCGCCCACGCTGATCACATCTTCCGCGAGCTGAGCAGCCACGAGGAGAGAGTCTGT GAGGTACTGGACCGAGCCCAGGCTCTGGCCCATGAGGGTGACGAGTTGATCCAGAACTCCCACTATGCTGAGGACTCCATCCAGCCCAAATGCATCGAGCTCCGAGCCGTGAACGAGGAAATGAGCACTTACCTGAGAGCAAAGAAAGACCACTTACTCAGAGCTATAGAGCTGCACCACAGcctggagagg GCTTCTAAGtggtgtgatgatggcatctacCTGCTGGCCTCTCAGCCCGTGGACAGGTGTCAGTCACATGACGGGGCGGAGTCAGCGCTGCAGGAGATTGAGCGTTACCTGGATACGGCGGGACAGAACAAACTGACTGATCCTAGTGCCATCTGCAGGGACTACGAGACAGTGCTCAACCAGGAGTTCAGG gaccAAGTGGAGAAGGTGTTCCAGAAGCAGGTTTCCATGCAGGAGATGTTTGACAAGAGGAGGGTCAGTCTGAAGAAGCTGGCAGCCAAACACACCAGGCCAGTCCAGCCTGTGGCCCCAAGGCCTGAAGCCATCAAGTCCCCACTGTCCTCGCCAG CAAAGAGAGTGCTGGAGAAGAGCTGCTCAGAGGGAGACTCTGTGAACAGGGTCAGCTGTAGAAAA GTGGAGGGCCAGCTACAGAGCAACAGAAGTGCCTCTATGTCAGAGGAGGACGAGAACCTGGCCATCCTCAGAAA ACATGTAATGAATGAGctgctggagacagagagggcatACGTGGAGGAACTGCTCTGTGTTCTACAG GGCTATGCCTCAGAGATGGACAACCCAGCCATGGCCAGTCTCATGCCCATTCCTCTGCAAAACAAGAAAGATGTGCTGTTTGGCAACATGCCAGAGATCTACCACTTCCACAAGAG GACCTTTCTGAGGGAGTTGGAAGAGTACGAAGACTGCCCGGAACTTGTGGGTCGGTGTTTTCTGGAGAGG ATGACAGACCTGCAGATCTATGAGAAGTATTGTCAGAATAAACCTCGCTCTGAGAGCTTGTGGAGACAGTGCTCCGACTGCTCCTTCTTCCag GAGTGTCAGAAGAAGCTGGAACATAAACTGGGCTTGGACTCCTATCTCCTGAAACCTGTCCAGAGGATCACCAAATACCAGCTCCTGTTGAAG gagCTGCTGAAGTACAGTAAGGGCTGTGAGGGGTCAGAAGACCTGCAGGAGGCGCTCACCTCCATCCTGGGCATCCTGAAGGCTGTCAACGACTCCATGCACCTCATCGCTATCACTGGATACGAT GGTAACATGGGCGACCTGGGACGGCTGCTGATGCAGGGGTCATTCAGTGTGTGGACAGAACACAAGAAAGGTCACGCCAAGGTCAAGGACCTGGCCCGCTTCAAGCCCATGCAGAGACACCTGTTCCTGCATGAGAAGGCCCTGCTCTTCTGTAAGAGACGGGAGGAGAACGGGGAGGGCTACGAGAAAGCCCCCTCCTACAGCTTCAAACAGTCCCTCAAC ATGAGTGCTGTGGGCATCACTGAGAACGCCAAAGGTGACAACAAGAAGTTTGAGGTCTGGTGCAACTCACGGGAGGAGGTGTACATCGTTCAG GCCCCAACGTCTGAGGTAAAAACAACGTGGGTGAAGGAGATCCGGAAGGTTCTGACAACGCAGCTGGAGGCCTACAGAG AAGCCAGTCAACAGAGGCCGTCAGACGGACTGTTCCAGTTCCCCCCTGGTGCTGGAGCACCTGTTAGCCTCAG tcCATttagaagaggggagaggagcatgaaggagaagaagggagaaccCAGCAGCCCTGACGCTAACTCCTGCTCCTTCCCAAAGACCAAAG TAGAAGCAGCGACCAGTCCTACCTCAGAAAGAGCAGCTGTGGCTAAAAAGCGTTTTACCTTGCAGGGCTTCAGCAACTTCAACAAAG ACCTCTCGCCTCCTGACAATAAAAGCTTAACTTTACCCAGGATTCCCTTCTCTCCATCAG GATCTCCCACAAGCCCTGACCATAAAACCAAACGTCATGAGATAAAGAGTGATCCTACTCCGTTCGGCTTTAAAG GATGGACCAAGGGCTCTCTCTCATTGGACGCCAATGAGGAGAATGATGGCTACTCTAGCCCTGAAGAGCCCCTGAACTCAGACCCCGAGGACGAGGAGGGAAAGAAACta TGTGCAGGGAAGTACACAGTGGTGTCTGACTATGAGAAGGGAGAAGGCCAGGACCTGTCAGTCAAGAGTGGTGAAACGGTMCAGCTGATCAAGGAGGGAGATGACGGACAGTG GTTTGTAAAGAACTTGAAGACCAAGCAGGAGGGCTGGGTGGCTGCAGCCAACATTCTCACCCTGATTGGAGAGTCCAAGTCCTGCCAGTCTCTCACCAGCTCAG AGGGCAGTGGCTCAGGGAACCTCAGCACTTCATCCAGCTGCTGTGAGACTTACACCAGCTTCTCTGACATCAAGCCCTGA
- the LOC111959465 gene encoding guanine nucleotide exchange factor DBS isoform X4 has product MSVHEFLREGAGEVPSRIMNRLSQMIQSLDISGLASPFTPEASRRNSWRDWNDEIMQQESSPLCAIDITPDLRKQFAYLSGGRGQNSSPIIVFPEFPAFGEIQEREFHNVLTYLTSIPSLSAAGVGFILVIDRRQDRWAAVKGTLLRIAGSFPGNLQLVLVLRPTTLFQRTLSDILFKFNKDEFKMKVPMIMLSSVTELHSYIDRTQLTTELGGTQEYCHEKWISHRTAIEGFALMVKRTAQILQSFGTELAETELPNDIQATSNLLGTHINKKSKMKEDLLVALGQGSRLLESINEPVVRDPDHNMNQDELENLATVQRLLSQLNETERAFDEFWERHKTKLEQCLLLRHFEHNYREVRCLLDQVAERLTAFSEVGISPAHADHIFRELSSHEERVCEVLDRAQALAHEGDELIQNSHYAEDSIQPKCIELRAVNEEMSTYLRAKKDHLLRAIELHHSLERASKWCDDGIYLLASQPVDRCQSHDGAESALQEIERYLDTAGQNKLTDPSAICRDYETVLNQEFRDQVEKVFQKQVSMQEMFDKRRVSLKKLAAKHTRPVQPVAPRPEAIKSPLSSPAKRVLEKSCSEGDSVNRVSCRKVEGQLQSNRSASMSEEDENLAILRKHVMNELLETERAYVEELLCVLQGYASEMDNPAMASLMPIPLQNKKDVLFGNMPEIYHFHKRTFLRELEEYEDCPELVGRCFLERMTDLQIYEKYCQNKPRSESLWRQCSDCSFFQECQKKLEHKLGLDSYLLKPVQRITKYQLLLKELLKYSKGCEGSEDLQEALTSILGILKAVNDSMHLIAITGYDGNMGDLGRLLMQGSFSVWTEHKKGHAKVKDLARFKPMQRHLFLHEKALLFCKRREENGEGYEKAPSYSFKQSLNMSAVGITENAKGDNKKFEVWCNSREEVYIVQAPTSEVKTTWVKEIRKVLTTQLEAYREASQQRPSDGLFQFPPGAGAPVSLSPFRRGERSMKEKKGEPSSPDANSCSFPKTKVEAATSPTSERAAVAKKRFTLQGFSNFNKDLSPPDNKSLTLPRIPFSPSGSPTSPDHKTKRHEIKSDPTPFGFKDPGPHAHLHLGRVRWFSTSSLLQAKRRGWTKGSLSLDANEENDGYSSPEEPLNSDPEDEEGKKLCAGKYTVVSDYEKGEGQDLSVKSGETVQLIKEGDDGQWFVKNLKTKQEGWVAAANILTLIGESKSCQSLTSSEGSGSGNLSTSSSCCETYTSFSDIKP; this is encoded by the exons TCTGTCTGCGGCAGGAGTGGGTTTTATCCTGGTCATTGACCGGCGGCAGGACCGATGGGCTGCCGTCAAGGGGACCCTGCTCCGCATTGCA ggtTCGTTCCCAGGAAACCTGCAGTTAGTTCTGGTATTGAGGCCCACCACCTTATTCCAGAGGACTCTCTCAGATATCTTGTTCAAGTTCAACAAGGATGAGTTCAAGATGAAGGTGCCG ATGATTATGCTGAGTTCTGTGACTGAGCTCCACTCCTACATAGACCGGACACAACTGACTACTGAGCTGGGAGGAACCCAGGAGTACTGCCACGAGAAGTGGATCTCACACCGCACC GCCATTGAGGGCTTTGCTCTGATGGTAAAGAGAACAGCTCAGATCCTGCAGTCGTTTGGGACAGAGCTAGCAGAGACCGAACTACCCAATGACATCCAGGCTACCAGCAACCTACTGGGGACACACATCAACAAGAAGAGCAAGATGAAG GAGGATCTGCTGGTGGCTTTAGGACAGGGCAGCAGACTGTTGGAGAGTATTAATGAGCCAGTGGTCAGAGACCCAGACCACAACATGAACCAGGACGAACTGGAGAACCTGGCCACTGTACAGAG ACTGCTTTCCCAGTTGAATGAGACAGAACGGGCATTTGATGAGTTCTGGGAGAGACATAAGACCAAGCTGGAGCAATGTCTGCTACTCCGCCACTTTGAACACAACTACAGAGAG GTGAGGTGTCTGCTGGACCAGGTGGCAGAGAGATTGACAGCTTTCTCGGAGGTGGGAATAAGCCCCGCCCACGCTGATCACATCTTCCGCGAGCTGAGCAGCCACGAGGAGAGAGTCTGT GAGGTACTGGACCGAGCCCAGGCTCTGGCCCATGAGGGTGACGAGTTGATCCAGAACTCCCACTATGCTGAGGACTCCATCCAGCCCAAATGCATCGAGCTCCGAGCCGTGAACGAGGAAATGAGCACTTACCTGAGAGCAAAGAAAGACCACTTACTCAGAGCTATAGAGCTGCACCACAGcctggagagg GCTTCTAAGtggtgtgatgatggcatctacCTGCTGGCCTCTCAGCCCGTGGACAGGTGTCAGTCACATGACGGGGCGGAGTCAGCGCTGCAGGAGATTGAGCGTTACCTGGATACGGCGGGACAGAACAAACTGACTGATCCTAGTGCCATCTGCAGGGACTACGAGACAGTGCTCAACCAGGAGTTCAGG gaccAAGTGGAGAAGGTGTTCCAGAAGCAGGTTTCCATGCAGGAGATGTTTGACAAGAGGAGGGTCAGTCTGAAGAAGCTGGCAGCCAAACACACCAGGCCAGTCCAGCCTGTGGCCCCAAGGCCTGAAGCCATCAAGTCCCCACTGTCCTCGCCAG CAAAGAGAGTGCTGGAGAAGAGCTGCTCAGAGGGAGACTCTGTGAACAGGGTCAGCTGTAGAAAA GTGGAGGGCCAGCTACAGAGCAACAGAAGTGCCTCTATGTCAGAGGAGGACGAGAACCTGGCCATCCTCAGAAA ACATGTAATGAATGAGctgctggagacagagagggcatACGTGGAGGAACTGCTCTGTGTTCTACAG GGCTATGCCTCAGAGATGGACAACCCAGCCATGGCCAGTCTCATGCCCATTCCTCTGCAAAACAAGAAAGATGTGCTGTTTGGCAACATGCCAGAGATCTACCACTTCCACAAGAG GACCTTTCTGAGGGAGTTGGAAGAGTACGAAGACTGCCCGGAACTTGTGGGTCGGTGTTTTCTGGAGAGG ATGACAGACCTGCAGATCTATGAGAAGTATTGTCAGAATAAACCTCGCTCTGAGAGCTTGTGGAGACAGTGCTCCGACTGCTCCTTCTTCCag GAGTGTCAGAAGAAGCTGGAACATAAACTGGGCTTGGACTCCTATCTCCTGAAACCTGTCCAGAGGATCACCAAATACCAGCTCCTGTTGAAG gagCTGCTGAAGTACAGTAAGGGCTGTGAGGGGTCAGAAGACCTGCAGGAGGCGCTCACCTCCATCCTGGGCATCCTGAAGGCTGTCAACGACTCCATGCACCTCATCGCTATCACTGGATACGAT GGTAACATGGGCGACCTGGGACGGCTGCTGATGCAGGGGTCATTCAGTGTGTGGACAGAACACAAGAAAGGTCACGCCAAGGTCAAGGACCTGGCCCGCTTCAAGCCCATGCAGAGACACCTGTTCCTGCATGAGAAGGCCCTGCTCTTCTGTAAGAGACGGGAGGAGAACGGGGAGGGCTACGAGAAAGCCCCCTCCTACAGCTTCAAACAGTCCCTCAAC ATGAGTGCTGTGGGCATCACTGAGAACGCCAAAGGTGACAACAAGAAGTTTGAGGTCTGGTGCAACTCACGGGAGGAGGTGTACATCGTTCAG GCCCCAACGTCTGAGGTAAAAACAACGTGGGTGAAGGAGATCCGGAAGGTTCTGACAACGCAGCTGGAGGCCTACAGAG AAGCCAGTCAACAGAGGCCGTCAGACGGACTGTTCCAGTTCCCCCCTGGTGCTGGAGCACCTGTTAGCCTCAG tcCATttagaagaggggagaggagcatgaaggagaagaagggagaaccCAGCAGCCCTGACGCTAACTCCTGCTCCTTCCCAAAGACCAAAG TAGAAGCAGCGACCAGTCCTACCTCAGAAAGAGCAGCTGTGGCTAAAAAGCGTTTTACCTTGCAGGGCTTCAGCAACTTCAACAAAG ACCTCTCGCCTCCTGACAATAAAAGCTTAACTTTACCCAGGATTCCCTTCTCTCCATCAG GATCTCCCACAAGCCCTGACCATAAAACCAAACGTCATGAGATAAAGAGTGATCCTACTCCGTTCGGCTTTAAAG ACCCAGGCCCTCACGCTCACCTCCACCTGGGCAGAGTCAGGTGGTTCAGCACCTCGAGTCTCTTACAGGCCAAGAGGAGAG GATGGACCAAGGGCTCTCTCTCATTGGACGCCAATGAGGAGAATGATGGCTACTCTAGCCCTGAAGAGCCCCTGAACTCAGACCCCGAGGACGAGGAGGGAAAGAAACta TGTGCAGGGAAGTACACAGTGGTGTCTGACTATGAGAAGGGAGAAGGCCAGGACCTGTCAGTCAAGAGTGGTGAAACGGTMCAGCTGATCAAGGAGGGAGATGACGGACAGTG GTTTGTAAAGAACTTGAAGACCAAGCAGGAGGGCTGGGTGGCTGCAGCCAACATTCTCACCCTGATTGGAGAGTCCAAGTCCTGCCAGTCTCTCACCAGCTCAG AGGGCAGTGGCTCAGGGAACCTCAGCACTTCATCCAGCTGCTGTGAGACTTACACCAGCTTCTCTGACATCAAGCCCTGA